Within Gammaproteobacteria bacterium, the genomic segment ACGACTTGAAAACGCCGTGTCAATGCAGCGTCTTGTTCAAAGTATTTTTTATATTCACTCCAGGTCGTCGCAGCGATGGTGCGCAGCTCACCACGTGCTAATGCTGGTTTTAGTAAATTAGCACAATCATTCTGTCCGGCTGCCGCCCCTGCACCCACTAAAGTATGCGCTTCATCCACAAACAATATGACAGGCTGTGATGCAGTTTTTACTTCCTGAATCACTGCTTTCAAACGATTTTCAAATTCTCCCTTTATGCCAGCGCCTGCTTGCAGCAAACCTAAATCTAAGGTACGGACTGTTACATTTCGCAATGCCGGAGGTACCTCACCTTGTTTAATCCGCAAGGCCAAACCTTCTACGATAGCAGTTTTCCCTACGCCGGGTTCACCGATTAAAATGGGGTTGTTTTGACGCCGTCGCATTAAAATATCCATCACCTGGCGTATTTCTTCATCGCGTCCCAAAACTGGATCAATTTTTTCTGATTGTGCTAACTGTGTTAAATTGATGGTATATTGATCGAGTGCGGATGTGGAACTAGTTAAGGTCTGTGTTTCTTCTAGTGTAGGATTTTGATAGGTTTGTTCGATACTATTTTCGACAATAGCTGACAATTCCTGACGGAAATTATCAATTTTTATTTTTGCAAATTCTGAAACAATGTTACTAAATACACGGTTGAGGCTTTGCTCAGATAATAAGGCGTATAATAAATAGGCTGAGCGTATATGCGTCGCATTAAACTCCAGTTGTGCAGCTAATAAAGCTTCACGTATTAAATCAATCAAACGCTGCGAAAGTGCGGGTGCTTGAGCATTTCCAGTTTTTAAACGCGAAAGACTTTGCGTCAGTTCTTGAATCAAGCGTTTGGAATTTAAACCGTAATGAGCTGCAATCAATACGATGTCACTGTGTGGTGTATTGAGCAGCTTTAAAATCCAATGTTCGATTTCTACATTGTAATGACTGGCTGATACGCAAGCGCCGGCAGCAGCTTCTAAGGTTTGCTGACAGATGAAGTTTAAAGTTTGAATTAAATTTTTTAAATTTAAATTTGCCATGTTTTTTCCATTAATTAGTTATTCAATATTTTTTCACAAATGAAAAGCGGCACTACTTCGAAAAGACGTAGTATCATCCTCCATTAATAACAACTAAGGAGGAACATTCGATCAAATGTAATGACCTTCCCTTGAGCCAAGCATTACGCCCCAAGGCTATTTCATATTTTGCACCCAATTTGTACTCTGGAATCTCTTCGATTTTTAGCATCAAGCCAATATCAAAGGTCATAGCATTGCCAATATAATCCTTCACCAGTACGATCAATGTTCGCAGTTTGCTTTGACCTGGTAAAAATTGCTTAAACTGCGGATAGGACAAAGGTCCCAACACTAGACGAAAATGATACTGACAATCCCAAACACGACTTCCTAACACTGTATTTATACCCAGCTGGTTATAATGACTAAACCCTAGTCGAGTACAATCTTTAGCTGCCAAAAACCGGCATTTGTTCTGAAATTGTTTAACCCTCACCGTTATTGCAAAAAAATCACTTAAAATATTTTGCAAGACCCAAGCTGAGCGGTGCTGGTCGGCAAAATAGCCAGCGTAGAATAACCGTGTTTCATCAGGTATTAGACACTGCGAGCTGTTTTTCCCAGTCAAACAACGCAACATGTGGGTAAAATGATTCTGCGAGCTATCGCCTAACTTTGCTTGTTCATAGCCGATGTAAAACTGGTTTTTCTGCCAAGCAGAATAAAATAATGACACCATGCGATGATTAAATACGTCAAAAAAATCTGATAATGCACTGTCTTTTTCTTGCAAACGCTGCAACAATAATTCTGTGTAATGATTCGGCAGTAAACCAGAAGCGCCACATAACCCAAGAAAACTGACTTGAAATTCAAACTCCCAAATGTGGGTGCTTTCTGAATACATTAGTTTTATTTGGTCAATTGCATTAGCTGGAAATCGTAGCAAAGGCGTAGTACGAAAACGGATATTGAAACTCCCATCCTTGCTTTCACATAAAGCGCTAGAACTAATTTTCTGATTGACCAAACGCACAGCTTGAAAAAAATCGAATTGCTGTGGCTTAGCGAGTAGCTGTTGCAAAGTAGCATCTAAAATTGGGGTGGCTGTAGTGGCTAGTGGCATTTTTTAAAATTTTATGTGGTAGACATGAATGAGCAGCTTTAAGGTAAGGCTGCATTGCCGGGAAGAAGCTCATCAGACACGCTGTGAATACGTCCATGTACGCAAGGTAGGTTCATCCATGAACTCGATCGCCTGATGAGCCCCTCCCTTAACAATGCAGCCGATGGAATG encodes:
- the tssG gene encoding type VI secretion system baseplate subunit TssG, whose amino-acid sequence is MPLATTATPILDATLQQLLAKPQQFDFFQAVRLVNQKISSSALCESKDGSFNIRFRTTPLLRFPANAIDQIKLMYSESTHIWEFEFQVSFLGLCGASGLLPNHYTELLLQRLQEKDSALSDFFDVFNHRMVSLFYSAWQKNQFYIGYEQAKLGDSSQNHFTHMLRCLTGKNSSQCLIPDETRLFYAGYFADQHRSAWVLQNILSDFFAITVRVKQFQNKCRFLAAKDCTRLGFSHYNQLGINTVLGSRVWDCQYHFRLVLGPLSYPQFKQFLPGQSKLRTLIVLVKDYIGNAMTFDIGLMLKIEEIPEYKLGAKYEIALGRNAWLKGRSLHLIECSSLVVINGG